Proteins from one Brevibacillus humidisoli genomic window:
- a CDS encoding thiolase family protein yields MEGERVVSEVVIVSAVRTAIGKYGGSLKDIPSGTLGATVIAEAVRRAGISPDLVNEVIMGEVRQTSESSNMARVAALRAGIPETATAFTVNRLCASGMQAIVSAAQQIAFRQAEIVVAGGAENMSRAPIYLRNARFGEGNPVLVDSNLENGQQPNERYGSRLGMGMTAEHVAVKYGIGREEQDAFALKSQEKAAAAMRGGILREEIVSVEVKQKKQTVFFDTDEFPRTTSMVQLAALKPAFKPDGTVTAGNACGRNDGAAALVLMAREKAERLGVKPMARIIDWACAGVSPKIMGIGPVPAVHKLLKRTQMTLSDFGLVELNEAFAAQALAVIRELGLDQDRVNVNGGAIALGHPLGATGARIVTTLLHEMMRRGESLGLAALCVGGGQGMAVAMELL; encoded by the coding sequence ATGGAGGGAGAGCGAGTGGTATCGGAAGTCGTCATTGTATCAGCGGTACGGACCGCGATCGGAAAGTATGGAGGCAGTCTGAAAGATATCCCCTCGGGCACGCTCGGAGCAACGGTCATTGCGGAAGCAGTACGCCGAGCCGGGATATCCCCGGATCTGGTGAACGAAGTGATCATGGGAGAGGTCCGACAGACATCGGAATCATCCAATATGGCAAGAGTAGCTGCTCTAAGGGCTGGTATACCTGAAACCGCAACCGCTTTCACCGTGAATCGGCTGTGTGCATCCGGGATGCAGGCAATCGTCTCCGCCGCCCAGCAAATCGCCTTTCGTCAAGCGGAAATCGTCGTGGCCGGCGGTGCGGAAAATATGAGTCGCGCCCCTATCTATTTGCGTAATGCCCGGTTTGGCGAGGGGAATCCGGTACTTGTCGATTCCAATCTGGAGAATGGACAACAGCCAAATGAGAGATATGGCTCCCGGCTCGGGATGGGCATGACGGCGGAGCATGTAGCGGTTAAGTACGGCATTGGCAGAGAGGAACAAGATGCCTTTGCCCTGAAGAGTCAGGAAAAGGCGGCAGCGGCCATGCGAGGCGGCATTCTTCGAGAAGAGATTGTGTCGGTCGAGGTCAAGCAAAAGAAACAAACCGTTTTCTTTGACACAGACGAGTTCCCACGAACAACCTCGATGGTACAATTGGCGGCCCTGAAGCCAGCGTTTAAGCCGGATGGGACGGTTACCGCGGGAAATGCGTGCGGGCGAAATGATGGTGCAGCCGCCCTGGTTTTGATGGCTCGCGAAAAGGCGGAGCGACTGGGTGTGAAGCCGATGGCGAGAATCATCGACTGGGCATGTGCCGGAGTATCACCCAAGATCATGGGCATCGGACCTGTTCCGGCTGTGCACAAGCTACTGAAGCGCACGCAAATGACATTGTCTGATTTCGGTCTGGTTGAACTAAATGAGGCGTTTGCCGCCCAAGCTCTTGCGGTGATCCGAGAATTAGGACTGGATCAGGACCGTGTAAATGTGAACGGGGGAGCAATCGCATTGGGCCATCCGCTAGGCGCTACCGGAGCCAGAATTGTCACCACGCTGCTGCATGAAATGATGCGGCGGGGAGAATCGTTAGGATTGGCTGCATTGTGCGTCGGCGGGGGACAAGGAATGGCCGTTGCGATGGAGTTGCTCTAG
- a CDS encoding sigma-54 interaction domain-containing protein, which yields MTGTPVFNEVGEIEKVVTNIRDLTELNELHDQLNKALQLNDQYRKELEKLKKKARRDPDVILQSKQMLEIYEMADRIADVDATILILGETGVGKDVLVRHIYRASSRFETGELIKVNCGAIPHDLLESELFGFEPGAFTGASRSGKPGLFELAHKGALFLDEVGELPLSLQVKLLRVLQEKQIQRVGGIKPKQVDVRLIAATNRNLKEMVEKGTFREDLYYRLHVIPISIPPLRERREDILPLVQYFFKHFQEKYRITKECHREVKDFFYHYQWLGNVRELSNLVERLILTVPAKTITLKDLPCEYRETENRKREVKSLQDAIARAEYEMLANAVKRFNSTYKIAEELGTSQATIVRKLKKYRLQTSARQ from the coding sequence ATGACCGGGACGCCGGTATTCAACGAAGTGGGAGAGATCGAGAAAGTAGTCACCAATATCCGTGATCTCACGGAACTGAACGAACTGCATGATCAACTGAACAAGGCGCTGCAGTTGAACGATCAATACCGAAAGGAACTGGAGAAGCTCAAGAAAAAGGCTCGTCGTGATCCGGATGTCATTTTGCAAAGCAAGCAAATGCTGGAGATTTACGAGATGGCTGATCGGATCGCCGATGTTGACGCCACTATTTTGATCCTTGGTGAGACGGGTGTCGGCAAGGACGTTTTGGTTCGCCACATTTACCGCGCAAGCAGCCGATTTGAGACAGGGGAATTGATCAAGGTGAACTGTGGAGCTATCCCGCACGATTTACTGGAATCGGAGTTGTTTGGATTTGAACCGGGGGCCTTTACCGGTGCCAGCCGATCCGGGAAGCCGGGGTTGTTTGAGTTGGCGCACAAAGGGGCGCTCTTTTTGGACGAGGTGGGCGAGCTGCCGCTGTCGCTTCAGGTAAAACTGCTGCGGGTCTTGCAGGAAAAACAGATCCAAAGAGTAGGTGGGATCAAACCGAAGCAGGTAGATGTACGGCTCATTGCCGCCACCAATCGCAATCTGAAGGAGATGGTGGAAAAAGGGACGTTTCGGGAAGATTTGTATTATCGTTTACATGTGATCCCGATCTCTATTCCGCCTCTGCGTGAACGAAGAGAGGATATCTTGCCACTGGTTCAGTATTTTTTCAAGCATTTTCAGGAGAAGTATCGAATCACAAAAGAGTGTCACCGAGAAGTGAAAGATTTTTTCTACCATTACCAGTGGCTCGGCAACGTGCGGGAATTATCCAATCTGGTGGAACGGTTAATCTTAACCGTTCCTGCCAAAACGATTACCCTAAAAGACCTGCCCTGCGAATATCGGGAGACGGAGAATCGAAAAAGGGAAGTGAAGTCGCTACAGGATGCGATTGCACGGGCTGAATACGAAATGCTAGCCAATGCGGTGAAACGATTTAACAGCACCTATAAAATCGCGGAAGAATTAGGGACCAGTCAGGCCACCATTGTCCGCAAACTGAAAAAATACCGCCTGCAGACGTCTGCACGGCAGTGA
- a CDS encoding mismatch-specific DNA-glycosylase has translation MLGLQDFSEKWLPTYIKRGLNVLFCGINPGRVSATKGYHYANPANLFWRGLYEGGLTPYQLQPEETAQLLDYGYGITDLVARPTRSSGDLTQDDFAQGAADFVRMVQTYQPRLVCFNGVTAFRHATGKQKGPIALGLQDDLFFGTREWPGCHLFVIPSTSGANANYTREERLAMFGELYEVLRHKGLLADSAMGSE, from the coding sequence GTGCTTGGATTGCAGGATTTCTCGGAAAAATGGCTTCCTACCTACATCAAACGTGGTCTGAACGTGCTGTTTTGCGGGATTAATCCCGGCAGGGTTTCCGCAACAAAAGGGTACCACTATGCCAATCCGGCCAACCTGTTCTGGAGAGGTCTGTATGAAGGAGGGTTGACACCGTATCAACTGCAGCCGGAAGAGACGGCCCAACTGCTTGATTACGGATATGGCATCACCGATCTGGTCGCCCGACCCACCCGTTCCTCAGGTGATCTAACACAGGATGACTTCGCGCAGGGAGCTGCCGATTTCGTACGGATGGTGCAAACGTACCAACCACGCCTCGTCTGCTTTAACGGTGTGACTGCCTTTCGCCATGCGACCGGTAAACAGAAAGGTCCGATCGCACTGGGCCTGCAGGATGACCTCTTTTTTGGCACCCGGGAGTGGCCGGGCTGTCATCTGTTCGTAATCCCCTCTACCAGTGGTGCCAACGCCAACTACACACGGGAAGAGCGGTTGGCCATGTTTGGCGAGCTGTACGAGGTACTGCGTCACAAAGGCTTGCTGGCAGATAGTGCAATGGGTAGCGAATAA
- a CDS encoding acyl-CoA dehydrogenase family protein, which translates to MNFQLPDEIALVKQNVRQFVEQEVEPVAMGVEENDEIPERILQMSKELGLFGLSIPEEYGGLGIGMIDRCAIYEELGRTHNGFTSVIGAHTGIGSVGIVQFGNEQQKQKYLPRMASGEWIGAFALTEPSAGSNATNLKTTAIKKGDKYLLNGCKHYITNAPIADLFTVMAVTDPSKGAKGITSFLVEKNLPGFHVGKKEKKMGLRGSHSAEIFFEDCEVPAENVLGAEGGGYVNALKILANGRAGLAARNLGSSEKLLEMSIAFANERVQFGKPILEQQIIQHYLAEMALDIESLRWLTYRVAWMVDQGMNVIKEAAMVKLLGSEVYNKVADKAVQIHGGIGYIAEYPIERFYRDARISKIYEGTSEIQKNIIAAQLKKQYL; encoded by the coding sequence ATGAATTTTCAACTGCCGGATGAGATTGCACTAGTCAAGCAAAATGTGCGCCAGTTTGTGGAACAGGAAGTGGAGCCGGTTGCCATGGGGGTTGAGGAGAACGATGAAATTCCAGAACGGATTCTGCAGATGTCAAAAGAACTGGGGTTGTTCGGCCTCAGCATACCGGAAGAATACGGCGGACTTGGGATCGGCATGATCGACAGATGTGCGATCTATGAGGAATTGGGCCGTACACATAATGGCTTCACATCTGTGATCGGGGCGCATACCGGCATCGGATCGGTTGGAATCGTACAATTTGGCAATGAACAGCAGAAACAAAAATACCTGCCTCGGATGGCCTCAGGAGAATGGATCGGGGCGTTTGCCTTAACCGAGCCCAGTGCGGGGTCCAATGCGACCAATCTGAAAACCACGGCGATAAAAAAAGGAGACAAGTACCTGCTGAACGGCTGCAAACATTATATCACCAATGCACCCATCGCTGATCTCTTCACAGTTATGGCGGTGACCGATCCATCCAAAGGGGCCAAAGGAATCACCTCCTTTCTCGTAGAGAAGAATCTACCTGGCTTTCATGTAGGCAAAAAGGAAAAGAAGATGGGACTGAGAGGCTCCCATTCAGCCGAGATCTTTTTTGAAGATTGCGAGGTGCCGGCAGAGAACGTACTCGGGGCAGAAGGAGGCGGTTACGTCAACGCGCTGAAAATTTTGGCGAATGGCAGGGCAGGTCTGGCTGCACGCAATCTAGGGTCCAGTGAGAAGTTGCTTGAAATGTCGATTGCATTTGCCAACGAAAGAGTCCAGTTCGGCAAGCCCATTCTCGAGCAGCAGATCATTCAGCATTACTTGGCTGAGATGGCCCTGGACATTGAGTCGCTGAGGTGGTTGACCTACCGGGTCGCCTGGATGGTTGACCAGGGAATGAACGTGATCAAAGAGGCCGCGATGGTAAAGCTGCTCGGCTCAGAGGTGTACAACAAGGTGGCTGACAAGGCGGTGCAGATCCACGGAGGGATCGGGTACATAGCCGAATACCCGATCGAGCGTTTCTACCGCGATGCCCGTATTTCCAAAATTTACGAAGGGACATCCGAGATTCAGAAAAATATTATCGCGGCTCAACTGAAGAAGCAGTATCTCTAA
- a CDS encoding acyl-CoA dehydrogenase family protein: protein MNFEYSEKVHKVREQLIQFMNEVVYPNENVYYQQLRSAGRWTVPPIMEEMKEKAKSAGLWNLFLPETEYGAGLTNLEYAPLCEIMGRSTIAPEVFNCSAPDTGNMEVLVRYGTKEQQEQWLVPLLAGRIRSCFSMTEPDVASSDAANIEANIVRDGDQYIINGRKWWSSGAGDPRCKIAIVMGKSDTSAPKHEQQSMILVPLDTPGVTIKRLLPVFGYDHAPHGHAEIIFDNVCVPAANMLWGEGKGFAIAQGRLGPGRIHHCMRQIGVAERALELMVKRVKQRVAFGKPLAEQGVIQEWIADSRAEIEQARLLTLKAAYMMDTAGNKAAMKEIAMIKVVAPNVALRVLDRAIQAHGGAGVSDDFPLASMWAQSRTLRLADGPDEVHRRTIAKWELAGHE from the coding sequence ATGAATTTCGAGTACTCTGAAAAGGTGCACAAAGTAAGAGAGCAGCTGATTCAATTTATGAATGAAGTTGTGTATCCAAATGAAAACGTTTACTACCAACAGCTGCGTTCGGCTGGTCGTTGGACTGTTCCTCCGATCATGGAAGAGATGAAGGAGAAAGCGAAGTCTGCCGGATTGTGGAACCTGTTTTTGCCCGAAACCGAATACGGTGCAGGTCTTACGAATCTGGAATATGCGCCATTGTGTGAGATCATGGGGCGTTCCACGATTGCACCCGAAGTCTTTAACTGCAGTGCACCAGATACAGGGAACATGGAGGTGTTGGTTCGCTACGGGACTAAGGAACAACAAGAACAGTGGCTAGTTCCCCTGCTTGCAGGCCGCATTCGCTCTTGTTTTTCCATGACGGAACCGGACGTCGCTTCATCAGACGCTGCCAACATTGAAGCGAATATCGTGAGAGATGGTGATCAATACATCATAAACGGCCGTAAATGGTGGTCATCCGGTGCCGGCGATCCCAGATGCAAGATCGCGATCGTCATGGGCAAAAGCGATACATCCGCTCCCAAGCATGAACAGCAATCTATGATCTTGGTTCCATTGGATACGCCCGGGGTTACCATTAAACGGCTGCTTCCGGTTTTTGGGTATGATCATGCCCCACACGGACACGCGGAAATAATATTTGATAATGTGTGCGTTCCCGCTGCCAACATGTTGTGGGGTGAGGGCAAAGGATTTGCGATTGCGCAAGGCCGTTTGGGGCCTGGACGCATTCACCACTGCATGCGTCAGATCGGAGTTGCCGAACGCGCACTTGAACTGATGGTCAAACGGGTGAAACAACGGGTCGCCTTTGGCAAGCCGCTTGCGGAACAAGGGGTGATTCAGGAGTGGATTGCGGACTCCCGTGCCGAAATAGAGCAGGCTCGTTTGTTGACCTTAAAGGCGGCCTATATGATGGATACGGCAGGGAATAAGGCGGCGATGAAAGAGATTGCCATGATCAAGGTAGTGGCGCCCAATGTCGCGCTCCGTGTACTCGACAGAGCGATCCAAGCACACGGGGGCGCGGGTGTAAGCGATGATTTTCCACTGGCTTCCATGTGGGCGCAATCACGTACGCTGCGACTGGCAGATGGGCCGGATGAAGTGCATCGCCGCACGATCGCCAAATGGGAACTGGCCGGGCATGAGTGA
- a CDS encoding PAS domain-containing protein produces MAQLGDWMETIPFPVLVTDPSGMIECSNAQFAKRFPSLTDKRNFRDLFNKWEEIGNHLLTVDFQGDLYLLLSHPITSQGKEMILYLVSDGSLVSHLQQKIAELDKLNRELDAIIENSYDAIYITDHNGTTLKTNSAIERITGIPKEYYYGKNTNI; encoded by the coding sequence ATGGCCCAGCTTGGTGATTGGATGGAGACGATCCCTTTTCCCGTCCTCGTAACCGATCCGAGTGGTATGATTGAGTGCTCTAATGCACAGTTTGCCAAACGGTTTCCAAGCTTGACTGACAAGCGGAATTTCAGGGATTTGTTTAACAAGTGGGAGGAAATAGGGAACCATCTGCTCACGGTTGACTTCCAGGGAGACCTGTATCTGTTGCTTTCTCATCCCATCACAAGCCAAGGGAAAGAAATGATCTTGTACCTGGTGAGCGATGGTTCCCTCGTTTCGCATTTGCAGCAAAAGATTGCTGAGTTGGATAAGCTGAATCGGGAACTGGACGCGATCATTGAGAACTCGTACGATGCCATCTACATCACCGATCACAACGGAACGACCTTAAAAACAAACTCCGCCATTGAACGGATCACCGGCATCCCGAAAGAGTACTATTACGGCAAAAATACCAATATCTGA
- a CDS encoding bifunctional homocysteine S-methyltransferase/methylenetetrahydrofolate reductase: MGKKPPLLDYLKDNLLIGDGAIATQLYQLGVPVGVSFEEMCLSNPKLVYEVHASYYRAGSRLLETNTFGANRESLGRYNLENRVTRINRAAVAIAKEAAEDDAYVVGSIGSIVAGRVLSQQLDGYRDLFEEQATALLHAGVDGLILETFLDLEELLLAVSVVRSLTDVPIIAQLATLEVGRTRDGYTLTEAFQQVSQAGSDIVGLNCRLGPAEVLRSFETTVVPTDIQISAFPNAGRLGLSDGEYAYKSSPEYFGESALRLREQGVRLIGGCCGTTPAHVQAIAQAMQGLQPLPRINPQFSPQDRESLSIRSVKQRQKPSIVDLVKQRHTVIVELDPPKDLDIDHYLQGCCELHKAGADAITLADNSLANVRMSNMALGAIMKSQFGVDPLVHIACRDRNLIGQQSHLMGLHALGIDQVLVVTGDPSRFGDLPGASSVFDVTSFDLIRMVKQLNEGYSFSGRPLKQQAQFIVGAAFNPHVRRIEAAVQRLERKVEAGADFIMTQPVYDSETIELIYQATKHIPIPIFLGIMPLTGWRNAEFLHNEVPGIKLSAEALNRMRLVEKGEAARREGIAMAKELLDVAMKHFNGIYLITPFNYYQMTVELTEYVLEKSLHEEVTAGKVVGS; this comes from the coding sequence ATGGGGAAGAAACCACCGCTACTCGATTACCTGAAAGACAACCTGCTGATCGGCGACGGGGCGATTGCCACTCAACTGTATCAATTGGGAGTCCCGGTCGGTGTCAGTTTTGAGGAGATGTGTCTATCTAATCCCAAGCTGGTGTACGAGGTGCACGCGTCGTATTACAGAGCGGGCTCCAGACTTTTGGAAACCAATACGTTTGGGGCCAACCGGGAGAGTTTGGGCCGCTACAATCTGGAGAACAGAGTGACGCGGATCAACCGGGCTGCTGTGGCGATTGCGAAGGAAGCGGCAGAAGATGATGCCTACGTAGTCGGCAGCATCGGTTCGATCGTAGCCGGTCGGGTACTCAGCCAGCAGTTGGACGGATACCGGGATCTGTTTGAAGAACAAGCGACAGCGTTGCTGCATGCTGGTGTGGACGGTTTGATTCTAGAGACCTTTCTCGATCTTGAGGAGTTGCTGCTTGCGGTCTCTGTCGTGCGTTCGCTGACGGATGTGCCGATCATCGCTCAGTTGGCCACACTGGAAGTAGGGCGGACGCGGGACGGCTATACGTTGACAGAAGCGTTTCAGCAAGTCAGTCAGGCAGGCAGTGACATCGTCGGCTTGAATTGTCGATTGGGACCGGCTGAGGTGCTGCGTTCCTTTGAGACAACGGTGGTGCCGACAGATATACAGATATCTGCTTTCCCTAACGCCGGCAGGTTAGGTTTGTCCGATGGGGAATATGCTTACAAATCATCGCCCGAATACTTTGGCGAGAGTGCGCTGAGGCTTCGCGAGCAAGGTGTGCGCTTGATCGGCGGCTGCTGCGGCACGACACCGGCCCACGTGCAGGCGATCGCGCAAGCTATGCAGGGACTTCAGCCGCTGCCCCGCATCAATCCGCAGTTCTCACCACAGGATCGGGAGTCACTGTCGATCCGCAGTGTCAAGCAGCGGCAAAAGCCTAGTATTGTCGACCTGGTCAAACAGCGACATACGGTGATTGTTGAGTTGGACCCGCCAAAAGATTTGGACATCGATCACTACCTGCAGGGATGTTGTGAGCTGCACAAGGCAGGGGCGGATGCGATTACCCTGGCTGACAACTCGTTGGCTAATGTACGGATGAGCAACATGGCATTGGGAGCGATTATGAAGAGTCAGTTTGGAGTCGATCCGCTGGTGCATATCGCCTGCCGAGACCGCAATCTGATCGGGCAACAGTCTCATCTGATGGGTCTGCATGCGTTGGGGATCGATCAGGTGCTCGTTGTTACCGGTGATCCGTCGCGTTTTGGCGATCTGCCGGGAGCAAGCTCGGTCTTTGATGTCACATCGTTTGATCTGATCCGCATGGTCAAGCAGTTAAACGAAGGCTACTCTTTCTCTGGCCGACCATTGAAGCAACAAGCCCAGTTTATTGTTGGCGCAGCCTTTAACCCGCATGTTCGCCGCATTGAGGCAGCAGTGCAGCGGCTGGAGCGCAAGGTAGAGGCAGGGGCCGATTTTATCATGACCCAGCCAGTCTACGACAGCGAGACGATCGAACTGATTTATCAGGCGACTAAGCATATTCCGATCCCGATCTTTCTCGGGATCATGCCGCTGACAGGTTGGCGCAACGCGGAATTCCTGCATAACGAAGTCCCCGGCATCAAGCTGTCAGCGGAAGCGCTCAACCGAATGAGGCTGGTGGAAAAGGGAGAGGCAGCCCGACGCGAGGGAATCGCCATGGCCAAGGAACTTCTCGATGTAGCGATGAAGCATTTCAACGGGATCTATCTGATTACACCGTTCAACTACTATCAAATGACCGTCGAGTTGACGGAATACGTCCTAGAGAAGTCGCTGCATGAGGAGGTTACGGCGGGGAAAGTGGTTGGTTCGTGA